One window of the Maylandia zebra isolate NMK-2024a linkage group LG19, Mzebra_GT3a, whole genome shotgun sequence genome contains the following:
- the cfl2 gene encoding cofilin-2 produces the protein MASGVTVNDEVIRVFNDMKVRKSSTQDEVKKRKKAVLFCLSDDKKTIIVEEGKQILVGDIGDTVEDPYASFVKLLPPNDCRYALYDATYETKESKKEDLVFLFWAPESAPLKSKMIYASSKDAIKKKFTGIKHEWQANGLDDIQDFRTLAEKLGGNTVVSLEGKQL, from the exons ATG GCATCAGGTGTGACAGTGAACGATGAAGTCATCAGagtgttcaatgacatgaagGTCAGGAAGTCTTCAACCCAGGATgaggtgaagaagaggaagaaggcgGTGTTGTTCTGTCTGAGTGACGACAAGAAGACAATCATCGTGGAAGAGGGAAAGCAGATCCTGGTGGGGGACATCGGCGACACAGTGGAAGACCCCTACGCCAGCTTTGTCAAACTCCTCCCACCCAATGATTGTAGATATGCTCTGTATGATGCCACCTACGAGACCAAGGAGTCCAAGAAGGAGGACCTGGTTTTCCTCTTCTG gGCTCCAGAGAGCGCTCCACTGAAGAGCAAGATGATTTATGCCAGCTCTAAAGATGCCATTAAAAAGAAGTTTACAG GTATCAAACACGAGTGGCAGGCAAACGGGCTGGATGACATTCAGGACTTTCGCACACTGGCTGAGAAGCTGGGCGGGAACACGGTGGTGTCTCTGGAGGGCAAGCAGCTGTGA